Genomic segment of Candidatus Cetobacterium colombiensis:
TTATTTAGCATAATAAGTCTGTCTCCATAATCAATTGCATCTTGAAGTTCATGAGTTATCATTAAAGTTGTTATCCCATTTTCCTTTACAATCTCTTCAGTTTTATCCATAATTATTTTAGATATTTTAGGATCTAAAGCTGCTGTGTGCTCATCTAGTAATAATAACTTTGGTTTTCCCAAAACAGACATTATAAGTGATAAACATTGTCTTTGTCCTCCAGAAAGATTTCCCACTTTTGTGTTCAAATGATTTTCTAAACCTAAATCCAAATGAGACAAAAACTTTTTATATTTTTCTTTTCTTTTTCTATTTAATCCCCAACTTAAATTAAATGATTTCCCTTTATTGTCAGCCATAGATAGATTTTCATAAATAGTCATTGAAGGTGATGTCCCTTTTGAAGGGTCTTGATAAACTTTTGAAATAACTTTATTTCTTAAATGTTTATCTAGGTTAGTTATATCCTTTCCTGCTAAAGTTATACTACCACCTGAAATATTTGTATTTCCTATAATTGAATTAAAAAAAGTTGTTTTTCCTGCACCGTTTCCACCTATTATAGATATAAACTCCCCTTCTTTTGCTTCAAACTTCAAATCATTAAATATTATTTTCTTTTCGCCCAAATCATTTACGTAATGTTTTTTCAATTCATCTATTATCAACATGGCTATCTACCTACCTTTATTTTTTCTACTGATACTTTTGTAGCTATTATTAAAACTATAATTACTGTTGTTAG
This window contains:
- a CDS encoding ABC transporter ATP-binding protein; the encoded protein is MLIIDELKKHYVNDLGEKKIIFNDLKFEAKEGEFISIIGGNGAGKTTFFNSIIGNTNISGGSITLAGKDITNLDKHLRNKVISKVYQDPSKGTSPSMTIYENLSMADNKGKSFNLSWGLNRKRKEKYKKFLSHLDLGLENHLNTKVGNLSGGQRQCLSLIMSVLGKPKLLLLDEHTAALDPKISKIIMDKTEEIVKENGITTLMITHELQDAIDYGDRLIMLN